Within Elizabethkingia sp. JS20170427COW, the genomic segment AACACTCCATGATCCCAAGGATCTTGGATTTCGTCTTTTACAATTTTCTTTAAATCTCCAAAGTCGATTACCATCCCATTTTTAACATGGTGGAGATCCTCAATAGGTTTTCCTTTTAAGCTTACATAAAGCTTGTAGGAATGTCCATGTAAATTCTTGCATTTCCCATCATAACCATACAAAACATGGGCAGTTTCAAAAGTAAAAATCTTGGTTATCCGAATCATACTGCAA encodes:
- a CDS encoding 6-carboxytetrahydropterin synthase — its product is MIRITKIFTFETAHVLYGYDGKCKNLHGHSYKLYVSLKGKPIEDLHHVKNGMVIDFGDLKKIVKDEIQDPWDHGVLVNALSPHLELGENLEKEGHKVIFCNYQPTCENMLYDIAEKIQKHLPEGVELAYLKLHETENSYGEWFAEDQL